From Aquificota bacterium, one genomic window encodes:
- a CDS encoding AAA family ATPase produces MAIKKLSKGDLLYGYTYSYSTKDVEPGKYFPGQERVRSAFDLALRTELEGYNLYVSGPEGIGRTIYTLTTLKDASKNKRVPEDICYVNNFDNPLKPKPLLLPAGLGKAFAQDIERAIEALKEEIPKAFESKEYEEEVSRITKRVESKKEEIIQRLAEEAQKHSLGVVFTPAGIRLLPLVGRRVITEEELYANPRLQESYEKNLSEFEEEFRDFMRSLRELDHSLSDEILELRNKVASYVVDKVFSRFESKYTPYDGLSEHIKSLKLELVKNTDLFLSWHTSKGNIAIQKMLEKSFNAFRVNVIVDNSDLEGAPVVFCEVPTFQNLFGRVFYTAEMGVLYADHMSLSAGCLHRARGGYLVLRVSDLLKNPFLWDAFKKVLMHKKIYMPLHPFEDSLLPFVGISPEPVPADFKVVLIGDPYLYYLLYNYDPEFRRLFKVKADFDPIVDIGDELIEAFPKILRKIVEEEGIRHLSPDALSELFKYGVELSGSRKKFNVVFGYLVDVVREAQSFVEDDGFIKGEHIRKAINEKVLRSNLIEEKVRKAIEEGKVILRIEGEEVGQINGLSVIDLGDYSFGKPTRITASIYVGDKGIINIEREVELSGPIHSKGVLILSGYIGRKYGRDMPLHLSCTLTFEQSYDEVEGDSASMAELLAILSAIAEVPLKQYIAVTGSIDQLGNVQPVGGIKEKVESFYKTCKIRGLKGIEGVIVPQRNYDNLILSDEVLDSVEKGEFHIYTVDSVDDAIEVLTGIEADRFHRLVKEKIKELHKRISQIGKRKAL; encoded by the coding sequence GTGGCTATAAAAAAGCTTTCAAAGGGAGACCTGCTATATGGCTATACTTACTCTTATTCTACCAAGGATGTGGAACCAGGAAAATACTTTCCAGGACAGGAGAGGGTAAGATCCGCCTTTGACCTTGCCCTAAGGACAGAGCTGGAAGGCTATAACCTTTACGTTTCTGGACCAGAAGGCATAGGAAGGACCATTTATACCCTTACCACACTAAAGGATGCTTCAAAAAACAAAAGAGTTCCAGAGGATATATGCTATGTGAACAACTTTGATAACCCGCTTAAGCCAAAGCCTTTACTTTTGCCCGCAGGATTGGGAAAAGCCTTTGCGCAGGATATAGAAAGGGCGATAGAAGCTCTAAAGGAGGAAATTCCAAAGGCTTTTGAGAGTAAGGAATACGAAGAAGAGGTATCAAGGATAACAAAGAGGGTAGAAAGTAAAAAGGAAGAGATAATTCAAAGGCTTGCAGAAGAGGCCCAAAAGCACAGCTTGGGTGTAGTTTTTACTCCTGCCGGTATAAGGCTTTTGCCCCTTGTGGGAAGGAGAGTAATAACGGAAGAAGAACTCTACGCCAATCCAAGGCTCCAAGAAAGCTATGAGAAAAACCTTTCTGAGTTTGAAGAAGAGTTTAGGGACTTTATGAGGTCCCTTAGGGAGCTTGACCATTCTCTTTCCGATGAAATATTGGAGCTTAGGAATAAGGTGGCAAGCTATGTGGTGGATAAGGTATTCTCAAGGTTTGAAAGCAAGTATACGCCCTATGATGGACTTTCAGAACATATAAAAAGCCTAAAGCTTGAGCTTGTTAAAAATACAGACCTTTTCCTCTCTTGGCATACTTCAAAGGGAAACATAGCCATTCAAAAGATGCTTGAAAAGTCCTTCAACGCCTTTAGAGTAAATGTTATAGTGGATAACTCGGACCTTGAAGGCGCGCCCGTAGTCTTCTGTGAGGTTCCCACCTTCCAAAACCTATTTGGAAGAGTCTTTTACACTGCGGAGATGGGTGTTTTGTATGCGGACCACATGAGTCTGTCTGCGGGCTGTCTGCATAGGGCGAGGGGTGGCTACCTTGTGCTAAGGGTTAGCGACCTTCTCAAAAACCCCTTCCTATGGGATGCCTTCAAAAAGGTGCTTATGCACAAAAAGATATACATGCCCCTTCACCCCTTTGAGGATAGCCTACTGCCCTTTGTGGGCATAAGCCCGGAGCCTGTGCCGGCGGACTTTAAGGTAGTCCTAATAGGAGACCCATACCTTTACTACCTTCTGTATAACTACGACCCAGAGTTTAGAAGGCTTTTTAAGGTCAAGGCGGACTTTGACCCCATAGTGGATATAGGAGATGAGCTAATTGAGGCCTTTCCAAAAATACTCAGGAAGATAGTGGAAGAGGAAGGCATAAGGCACCTTTCCCCCGATGCCCTATCAGAACTTTTTAAGTATGGAGTAGAACTTTCTGGAAGCAGGAAGAAGTTCAATGTGGTCTTTGGTTACCTTGTGGATGTGGTTAGAGAGGCCCAAAGCTTTGTAGAAGATGATGGTTTTATAAAGGGAGAACATATAAGGAAAGCTATAAATGAAAAGGTCCTTAGGTCAAACCTAATAGAGGAAAAGGTAAGGAAGGCCATAGAGGAAGGCAAGGTCATATTACGTATTGAAGGGGAAGAGGTGGGGCAGATAAATGGCCTTAGTGTTATTGACCTTGGTGATTATAGCTTTGGGAAGCCTACAAGGATAACGGCGTCCATCTATGTGGGGGACAAGGGGATAATAAACATAGAGAGGGAAGTGGAATTAAGTGGGCCTATTCACTCAAAGGGAGTGTTAATACTTAGCGGTTATATTGGAAGGAAATACGGAAGGGATATGCCCTTGCACCTTTCTTGCACCCTTACCTTTGAGCAAAGCTACGATGAGGTGGAAGGTGATAGCGCCTCTATGGCAGAGCTTTTGGCCATCCTTTCTGCCATTGCAGAGGTTCCACTAAAGCAATACATTGCGGTTACAGGCTCCATAGACCAGCTTGGCAATGTGCAACCAGTAGGAGGCATAAAGGAAAAGGTGGAAAGCTTTTATAAAACATGCAAAATACGTGGTCTAAAGGGTATAGAAGGGGTTATAGTCCCACAGAGGAATTATGATAACCTTATTTTGAGCGATGAGGTGCTTGATAGCGTTGAGAAAGGAGAATTTCATATATATACAGTGGATAGCGTGGATGATGCCATAGAAGTATTAACAGGCATTGAGGCTGATAGGTTTCACAGACTTGTTAAAGAAAAGATTAAAGAACTACACAAGAGAATATCACAGATTGGAAAGAGAAAAGCCTTGTAG
- a CDS encoding argininosuccinate synthase, translating into MMPKRVILAYSGGLDTSVIVRWLTDRGYEVITYTADVGQGEELSEIPSKAKASGAVEAIVEDLKEEFAREYCLPTLRALALYEGKYPLTASLSRPLIAKKLVEYAEKFGADYVAHGSTGKGNDQVRFELSVWALNPDIEVLAPVREWEFKSREEEVEYALRHQIPVKATKDKPYSIDKNLWGISIECGPLEDPWEEPPEDAFEWTQSPQKAPEEPEYIEIEFEEGVPVGIKGKRYENLSQLILDLNAIAGRHGIGRIDMVENRLVGIKSREVYEAPGATVLYEAYRDLLSLVLDRFTFHYFLTHIPHEYAKVVYEGLWFSPLREALDAFTSRLAKYVSGKVRLKLYKGHVQVVGRTSPNSLYVEDLATYSEKDAFDHKAGANFTKVFGLPLKVLGRVRKR; encoded by the coding sequence ATCATGCCAAAAAGAGTTATCCTTGCCTATTCCGGTGGTTTGGATACATCTGTAATAGTGCGATGGCTCACCGATAGGGGCTATGAGGTCATAACCTACACGGCCGATGTGGGCCAAGGTGAAGAGCTTTCTGAAATTCCCTCCAAGGCAAAGGCCTCTGGGGCCGTAGAGGCCATAGTGGAGGACCTAAAGGAGGAGTTTGCAAGAGAATACTGCCTTCCTACCCTTAGGGCCTTGGCCCTCTATGAGGGCAAATATCCTCTTACCGCAAGCCTCTCAAGGCCCCTTATTGCCAAAAAGCTTGTAGAGTATGCGGAAAAGTTTGGTGCAGACTATGTGGCCCATGGCTCCACCGGTAAGGGAAACGACCAGGTTAGGTTTGAGCTTTCTGTCTGGGCCCTAAATCCGGACATTGAAGTGTTGGCACCGGTTAGAGAGTGGGAATTCAAATCCAGAGAAGAAGAAGTAGAGTATGCCCTAAGGCACCAAATACCCGTAAAAGCCACAAAGGACAAGCCCTATTCCATAGACAAAAACCTTTGGGGAATATCTATTGAATGTGGACCTTTGGAGGACCCATGGGAGGAGCCACCAGAAGACGCCTTTGAATGGACACAAAGCCCTCAAAAGGCTCCAGAGGAGCCAGAGTATATAGAGATAGAGTTTGAGGAGGGTGTGCCAGTTGGCATAAAGGGCAAAAGGTATGAAAATCTTAGCCAGCTTATCCTTGACCTCAACGCCATAGCAGGAAGGCATGGCATAGGCAGGATAGATATGGTGGAAAACAGGCTTGTGGGCATAAAGAGCAGGGAGGTGTATGAAGCCCCCGGCGCAACGGTGCTCTACGAGGCCTACAGGGACCTCCTTTCCCTCGTGCTTGACCGCTTTACCTTCCACTACTTTTTGACACATATCCCCCATGAGTATGCCAAGGTAGTCTATGAAGGCCTTTGGTTTTCGCCTTTGAGAGAGGCTTTGGATGCCTTTACCTCAAGGCTTGCCAAGTATGTAAGTGGTAAAGTAAGGCTAAAGCTTTACAAGGGCCATGTGCAGGTGGTAGGAAGGACATCACCCAACAGCCTTTATGTGGAGGACCTTGCCACCTACTCAGAAAAGGATGCCTTTGACCACAAGGCTGGCGCCAACTTTACCAAGGTATTTGGCCTGCCACTAAAGGTCTTGGGAAGGGTAAGGAAAAGATGA
- the fabD gene encoding ACP S-malonyltransferase — protein MGKIAFVFPGQGSQYVGMGYDFYKEFAEAADVFHSAETALRYDLSSIIFKGPEEELNRTINTQPAILTTSFAIYAVLKAQGFPVPDFVAGHSLGEYTALAVAGGVELFEAVRLAHLRGKYMQEAVPEGKGAMAAVLKLPPEKVEEACKLAQEVGVVEPANYNSPEQTVISGEREAVERASQIAKEMGGKVIPLKVSVPSHCSLMKPAADTFKLKLAQTPIRNLNLPIVQNYTAKAHTLAPEIRENLYRQIFSPVRWYQSVLYMVEQGVDTFIEIGPKNVLSKLIQQTAPQVRVFNVEKVEDIEKVKRAL, from the coding sequence ATGGGAAAGATAGCCTTTGTATTTCCAGGCCAAGGCTCTCAATATGTAGGTATGGGCTATGACTTTTATAAGGAGTTTGCCGAAGCGGCAGATGTTTTTCATAGTGCAGAAACTGCTTTGAGATACGACCTTAGCAGTATAATCTTTAAAGGCCCAGAGGAGGAGCTAAATAGGACTATAAACACCCAGCCGGCCATACTCACTACAAGCTTTGCCATATATGCCGTTTTGAAAGCCCAAGGCTTTCCAGTTCCAGACTTTGTAGCTGGCCACTCTCTTGGAGAATACACAGCCCTTGCGGTAGCGGGTGGTGTGGAGCTTTTTGAGGCTGTAAGGCTTGCTCATCTGCGTGGAAAGTATATGCAAGAGGCAGTTCCAGAAGGCAAAGGTGCTATGGCGGCTGTGCTTAAACTACCACCGGAAAAGGTGGAAGAAGCCTGCAAGCTTGCCCAAGAGGTAGGTGTTGTAGAGCCTGCCAACTACAACTCTCCAGAACAAACGGTCATATCTGGAGAAAGGGAGGCGGTGGAAAGGGCAAGCCAGATTGCAAAGGAAATGGGTGGGAAGGTCATACCTTTAAAGGTCTCTGTGCCATCACATTGTTCTCTTATGAAGCCTGCGGCCGATACCTTTAAGCTAAAACTTGCCCAAACGCCCATAAGGAACTTAAACCTACCCATAGTGCAAAACTACACGGCCAAGGCTCATACCTTAGCGCCAGAGATAAGAGAAAACCTATACAGGCAGATCTTTTCCCCTGTAAGGTGGTACCAAAGCGTGCTTTATATGGTGGAACAAGGTGTAGATACCTTTATAGAGATAGGCCCCAAAAATGTGCTTTCAAAGCTCATCCAGCAGACGGCACCACAGGTAAGGGTCTTTAACGTGGAAAAGGTGGAGGATATAGAAAAGGTCAAGAGGGCGCTTTAG
- a CDS encoding MTH1187 family thiamine-binding protein: protein MSVLVFVSMTPLGKGESVSQYVARVVDIVDRSGLPYVLTPMGTIIEGESWDEVMSVLKEGFEALKKDCPRISITMKIDYREGKSGRIQSKVKSVEEKIGREIKKVG, encoded by the coding sequence ATGAGTGTGCTTGTCTTTGTAAGTATGACTCCCTTGGGCAAGGGTGAAAGTGTAAGTCAATATGTGGCAAGGGTTGTGGATATAGTGGATAGGTCTGGCCTTCCCTATGTGCTTACACCCATGGGCACCATAATAGAGGGTGAGAGTTGGGATGAGGTTATGAGCGTTTTAAAGGAGGGCTTTGAGGCCTTAAAAAAAGATTGTCCCCGCATATCCATAACCATGAAGATAGATTACAGAGAAGGCAAGTCTGGAAGGATACAGAGCAAGGTAAAATCGGTGGAGGAGAAGATAGGAAGAGAGATAAAGAAGGTAGGGTAA
- a CDS encoding lipopolysaccharide heptosyltransferase family protein, translating to MKEPKEILMLFGHSAGVGDLLRASASWRALKNRFPTSNLHLLFLTKDKGYVSERLISKHHLLSSFHVIDKRIKGLKDWKRFIREFEEVLNTVKPDFIIDFEPHGLKSSILCLYARLRHKIPTLGVAEIPFRRFFYSMSSPPSRKVLKTPDYTDRYFVVLKALGIDRNNIPIELEETEEAISFRKNFRKSLGIPEEANLIGLNIGCGTPDALWKRPNLRLLRKVIEEIQKSTGSILVLTGASFEKDINEEFLKDYPLPAYDLAGATDILELPGLIRSCSLFISTDSGPYHMSVALRVPTLAIFVKDFPASYHHHPWVRCVVLESEKDVPFVIEKGLELYKGYN from the coding sequence ATGAAAGAGCCTAAGGAAATACTTATGCTATTTGGCCACTCCGCTGGCGTTGGCGACCTGTTGAGGGCCAGTGCAAGCTGGAGAGCTCTCAAAAACAGATTTCCAACGTCTAATCTACATCTTCTTTTCCTTACAAAGGATAAAGGTTATGTTTCCGAAAGGCTAATCTCTAAACACCATCTTTTGTCTTCCTTTCACGTTATTGATAAAAGGATAAAGGGCCTAAAGGATTGGAAAAGGTTTATAAGGGAGTTTGAAGAAGTTTTAAATACAGTAAAACCAGACTTTATTATAGATTTTGAACCTCATGGCCTTAAAAGCTCCATACTTTGCCTTTATGCACGCCTAAGGCACAAAATTCCAACACTTGGTGTAGCCGAAATTCCCTTTAGGAGATTCTTTTATAGTATGTCCTCACCACCATCCAGAAAGGTGCTAAAAACTCCCGATTACACCGATAGATATTTTGTAGTTCTAAAGGCCTTGGGCATAGATAGGAATAATATACCAATAGAACTGGAAGAGACAGAAGAGGCCATAAGTTTTAGAAAAAATTTCCGCAAAAGCCTTGGAATTCCGGAGGAAGCCAATCTTATAGGACTAAACATAGGGTGTGGCACACCAGATGCCCTTTGGAAGCGTCCCAACCTAAGGCTGTTGAGAAAGGTAATTGAAGAAATCCAAAAAAGCACAGGGTCCATACTTGTGCTTACTGGAGCTTCCTTTGAAAAGGATATAAATGAAGAGTTTCTCAAGGATTACCCTTTACCCGCCTACGACCTTGCAGGAGCTACAGATATACTTGAATTGCCAGGCCTTATAAGGTCCTGTTCTCTCTTTATATCCACAGACAGTGGTCCCTATCACATGTCCGTTGCCCTAAGGGTTCCCACATTAGCCATATTTGTAAAGGATTTCCCCGCTTCTTATCACCATCACCCATGGGTAAGGTGTGTGGTCCTTGAAAGTGAAAAGGACGTGCCTTTTGTCATTGAAAAGGGATTGGAATTGTATAAAGGTTATAATTAA
- the aroD gene encoding type I 3-dehydroquinate dehydratase gives MLIAVPLSDKNFEENLRLCKEEGADIIELRVDLFENKSPDFVLECIKKVQGIGLKTILTVRSEKEGGSKVENRLDIFKACSPLSHYTDIELSSQDILPYVREIVKSSGKKLIISYHNFELTPPNWILREVLREAKRWSADIVKIAVKANSYEDTARLLCLGKEEEGEKILIAMGDYGKVSRVAGFVFGSVITYSFVGSAVAPGQIELKEMVRLRSLLFS, from the coding sequence ATGCTTATAGCGGTGCCTCTTTCGGACAAAAACTTTGAAGAAAATCTAAGGCTATGCAAAGAAGAGGGTGCGGACATAATAGAGCTTAGGGTGGACCTCTTTGAAAACAAAAGCCCAGACTTTGTGCTTGAATGCATAAAAAAAGTCCAAGGCATAGGCCTTAAGACCATACTAACTGTAAGGAGTGAGAAGGAAGGAGGCTCAAAGGTAGAAAACAGGCTGGACATATTCAAGGCCTGCTCACCTCTAAGCCACTATACAGATATAGAACTCTCCTCTCAAGATATCCTTCCCTATGTAAGGGAAATAGTCAAAAGCTCTGGTAAAAAGCTTATCATCTCTTACCACAACTTTGAACTTACACCACCCAATTGGATACTGAGGGAGGTCCTTAGAGAAGCAAAAAGGTGGTCTGCGGACATTGTAAAGATAGCGGTGAAGGCCAACTCTTATGAGGATACGGCAAGGCTTTTGTGCCTTGGAAAGGAAGAGGAGGGAGAAAAGATACTCATAGCCATGGGGGACTATGGAAAAGTGTCAAGGGTGGCTGGCTTTGTCTTTGGCTCTGTTATAACCTACTCCTTTGTGGGCTCTGCTGTAGCGCCTGGGCAGATAGAATTGAAGGAGATGGTAAGGCTTAGGTCTCTCCTTTTCTCTTAA
- a CDS encoding 5'-3' exonuclease, with amino-acid sequence MKVLYLLDGSAFLYRSFFALPPLSTSKGFPTGAIYGFMRAIFALLKTEKPVYFAIAFDLPAPTKRESLYREYKAKRPTMPDPLKVQIPVIKELVDLLGIKRYEIEGYEADDIIATLALRALEKGFSVKVYSPDKDIMQLVGDRLVVINPISGEVFDKKKVLEKFGVPPEKLKDYLALVGDKVDNIEGVKGVGPKTAIRLLQQYGSVENILRNWEDFSLSFPQAKKEDLELALALLELHTVEGLDFDEESLKLKEPNIPALRKKFEELEMKSLIKELENLSKRVAQKSLF; translated from the coding sequence ATGAAGGTTTTATATCTCCTTGACGGCTCTGCCTTTCTTTATAGGAGCTTTTTTGCCCTACCTCCCCTCTCTACTTCAAAGGGCTTTCCCACCGGCGCCATATACGGCTTTATGAGGGCCATCTTTGCCCTTCTGAAGACAGAGAAGCCTGTCTATTTTGCCATAGCCTTTGACCTTCCGGCGCCTACAAAAAGGGAAAGCCTATACAGGGAATACAAGGCCAAAAGGCCCACCATGCCAGACCCACTAAAGGTGCAAATACCGGTTATAAAGGAGCTTGTGGACCTTCTTGGCATCAAAAGGTATGAGATAGAGGGCTATGAGGCGGACGATATAATAGCCACACTGGCTTTGAGGGCCCTTGAAAAGGGCTTTTCTGTAAAGGTCTACTCTCCAGACAAGGACATAATGCAATTGGTAGGCGATAGGCTTGTGGTGATAAACCCCATAAGCGGTGAGGTCTTTGACAAAAAGAAGGTTTTGGAAAAGTTTGGAGTTCCACCGGAAAAGCTAAAGGACTATTTGGCCCTTGTGGGCGATAAGGTGGACAACATAGAAGGAGTAAAAGGCGTTGGACCAAAGACGGCCATAAGGCTACTCCAACAGTATGGAAGCGTGGAAAACATACTAAGAAATTGGGAGGACTTTAGTCTGTCCTTTCCTCAAGCAAAGAAGGAAGACCTTGAGCTTGCCTTAGCTTTGCTTGAGCTACACACGGTTGAGGGCCTTGACTTTGATGAAGAAAGTTTAAAGCTAAAGGAGCCGAACATACCAGCCCTAAGAAAGAAGTTTGAAGAGCTTGAGATGAAAAGCCTTATAAAGGAGCTGGAAAACCTTTCAAAGAGGGTAGCCCAAAAGAGCCTCTTCTAA
- a CDS encoding flagellar hook-basal body protein has translation MAIEYQPLYILSSGMLLQQRKLETITNNLANVDTPAFKKDLMFASLWETPMGQRVMDTDPQNPNNNFLYPIIERVFTDLSQGSIRQTSNPLDLAIEGEGFFAVRRGQEVFYTRKGNFRLDNDGFLVNELGYRVLDQNLNEIRLEGVPTFGRDGSVFVNNVQVATLGIFRLENPQKVGRDLFLGQPQPAQNFRVLQGYLEMSNVNPILEMANLIQTHRAHETYSNLIRSLDSLYERFNQSF, from the coding sequence ATGGCTATAGAATACCAGCCCCTTTATATCCTCTCAAGCGGTATGCTCCTCCAGCAGAGAAAGCTTGAAACCATTACCAACAACCTTGCCAACGTGGATACACCTGCCTTTAAAAAGGACCTTATGTTTGCAAGCCTTTGGGAAACACCAATGGGTCAGAGGGTAATGGATACGGACCCTCAAAACCCAAACAACAACTTCCTTTATCCCATAATAGAAAGGGTCTTTACAGACCTCTCTCAAGGCTCTATAAGGCAGACTTCCAACCCCCTTGACCTTGCTATAGAGGGTGAGGGCTTTTTTGCTGTAAGGAGAGGGCAAGAGGTTTTTTATACAAGGAAGGGAAACTTCAGGCTTGATAATGACGGCTTTTTGGTAAACGAGCTTGGCTATAGAGTCCTTGACCAGAACTTGAATGAAATAAGGCTTGAGGGAGTGCCTACCTTTGGAAGGGATGGTTCTGTCTTTGTAAACAACGTGCAGGTGGCAACCCTTGGCATCTTCAGGCTTGAAAACCCTCAAAAGGTGGGAAGGGACCTCTTTCTGGGCCAGCCTCAGCCAGCGCAGAACTTCAGAGTGCTTCAAGGCTACCTTGAAATGTCCAACGTGAACCCTATACTTGAAATGGCAAACCTTATACAAACTCACAGGGCCCACGAGACCTACTCAAACCTCATAAGGTCCTTGGATAGCCTTTATGAGAGGTTCAACCAAAGCTTTTAG
- a CDS encoding lytic transglycosylase domain-containing protein, protein MRVEGWKLELKTTREEHIKPKEDFSFYLQSAVEGLKNKEFKENIPIEARVRAKVEEVSQKYSIPKELILAIIKQESNFNPRAYNKNKDGTEDRGLMQVNYQHNLRLMKEYGIENPDQLYDIETNIEIGARILYENFKRFGNWVMAVKAYNGLKANNWDYVKGVFEKISLLR, encoded by the coding sequence ATGAGAGTGGAAGGCTGGAAGCTGGAGCTTAAGACCACAAGGGAAGAACACATAAAGCCAAAAGAAGACTTTAGCTTTTATCTTCAGTCTGCCGTTGAGGGTCTTAAAAACAAAGAATTTAAGGAAAATATACCCATAGAGGCCAGAGTAAGGGCAAAGGTGGAGGAAGTCTCACAAAAATACTCCATACCAAAAGAGTTAATCCTCGCCATCATAAAGCAGGAGAGCAACTTTAACCCAAGGGCATACAACAAAAACAAGGACGGCACAGAGGATAGGGGCCTTATGCAGGTCAATTACCAGCACAACTTAAGGCTTATGAAGGAGTATGGCATAGAAAACCCAGACCAGCTTTATGATATAGAGACCAACATAGAGATAGGCGCGAGAATACTCTATGAGAACTTTAAAAGGTTTGGAAACTGGGTGATGGCTGTCAAAGCATACAACGGGCTAAAGGCAAACAACTGGGACTATGTAAAGGGCGTTTTTGAAAAGATTTCCCTCCTTAGGTGA
- a CDS encoding transcriptional repressor produces MQLEELKSKFEQFLRQRGYKVTKGRFEIIDKIANYGSHFEIEELVRWIANQDRSIASRSTVYRTVRLLQEFGAIREVIKLGNRTIYEFVAGKPHHEHLICVECGKIIEFYKVEIEELQDRVCEEYDFTPLNHRLEVFGICSECKGKRYESGRLEAGA; encoded by the coding sequence ATGCAGTTGGAGGAGTTAAAAAGTAAATTTGAGCAGTTTTTAAGACAGAGGGGGTATAAGGTAACAAAGGGCAGGTTTGAGATAATTGATAAGATAGCCAATTATGGTTCCCACTTTGAGATAGAGGAGCTTGTAAGGTGGATAGCCAATCAGGACAGGTCCATAGCCAGTAGGTCCACCGTTTATAGAACGGTCAGACTTCTTCAAGAGTTTGGAGCCATAAGGGAGGTTATAAAGCTTGGAAACAGGACCATATACGAGTTTGTGGCAGGAAAGCCCCATCATGAGCATCTTATTTGCGTTGAATGTGGGAAGATAATAGAGTTTTACAAGGTAGAGATAGAGGAGCTCCAAGATAGAGTATGCGAAGAGTATGACTTTACTCCCTTAAACCACAGGCTTGAGGTCTTTGGCATATGTTCAGAGTGTAAGGGGAAAAGGTATGAGAGTGGAAGGCTGGAAGCTGGAGCTTAA
- the thiE gene encoding thiamine phosphate synthase, with protein sequence MKKPNLTLYLVTDDRYFQDRDLVSTIESAIRGGITALQYRFKNKSTRQMYEELLVLRELTRRYGVDLVVNDRVDLALAVEADGVHVGQEDLPPDVVRKLVGDKMYIGYSVNSVDKLREVEHLPIDYIGFGSVYETTTKENYKLVGLEGLRQAVKLTSKPVVAIGGITHYRVGEVLQAGAKGIAVVSAILGFEDVEKATRSLVEAMKSYYRKAMHEGFISP encoded by the coding sequence ATGAAAAAGCCCAACTTGACCCTTTACCTTGTAACAGATGATAGATACTTTCAAGACAGGGACCTTGTTTCCACCATAGAGTCTGCCATAAGGGGTGGCATAACGGCCCTTCAGTATAGGTTCAAAAACAAAAGCACAAGGCAGATGTATGAGGAGCTTTTGGTGCTAAGAGAACTCACCAGAAGGTATGGTGTGGACCTGGTGGTAAACGACAGAGTGGACCTTGCCCTCGCTGTGGAGGCCGACGGCGTACATGTGGGACAGGAGGACCTGCCACCCGATGTGGTAAGAAAGCTTGTGGGAGACAAGATGTACATAGGCTATTCGGTCAACTCGGTGGACAAGCTAAGAGAAGTGGAGCATCTTCCCATAGACTACATAGGCTTTGGCTCTGTTTATGAGACTACCACAAAGGAAAACTACAAGCTCGTTGGACTTGAGGGCCTTCGCCAAGCTGTAAAGCTCACTTCCAAGCCCGTAGTGGCCATAGGCGGTATAACCCATTACAGGGTGGGAGAGGTGCTACAGGCTGGCGCAAAGGGTATAGCTGTAGTCTCGGCCATCCTTGGCTTTGAGGATGTGGAAAAGGCCACAAGGAGCCTTGTGGAGGCCATGAAAAGCTACTACAGGAAGGCTATGCATGAAGGTTTTATATCTCCTTGA